A DNA window from Sphaeramia orbicularis chromosome 22, fSphaOr1.1, whole genome shotgun sequence contains the following coding sequences:
- the LOC115414146 gene encoding sec1 family domain-containing protein 1-like, whose product MAASAREKQTVALKRMLNFNAPPLNNTAAEPVWKVLIYDRFGQDIISPLLSVKELRDMGITLHLLLHSDRDPIPDVPAVYFVMPTEENIDRICQDLRNQLYESYYLNFISAISRSKLEDIASAALAANAVSQVTKVYDQYLNFITLEDDMFILCHQNKELISYHAINRADIQDTDMEAIMDTIVDSLFCFFVTLGAVPIIRCPRGNAAEMVAVKLDKKLRENLRDARNSLFTGDNMAAGQFSFQRPLFVLADRNVDMATPLHHTWTYQALIHDVLDFHLNRVMMEEGAGAEPSPSGARPKKKNRKSYDLTAADKFWQKHKGSPFPEVAESVQEELDTYRAQEDEVKRLKSIMGLEGEDEGAISMLSDNTAKLTSAVSSLPELLEKND is encoded by the exons tggctCTGAAGCGAATGCTGAATTTTAATGCTCCTCCTCTGAACAACACGGCGGCAGAACCGGTGTGGAAG GTGCTGATCTATGACAGGTTTGGACAGGACATCATCTCTCCTCTGCTGTCCGTCAAAGAACTGAGGGACATGGGCATCACACTGCACCT tttgctTCACTCGGACCGTGACCCGATCCCTGATGTTCCTGCCGTTTACTTCGTCATGCCCACAGAGGAGAACATCGACAGGATAtgtcag GACCTGAGGAACCAGCTGTATGAGTCCTACTACCTCAACTTCATCTCCGCCATCAGTCGCAGTAAACTGGAGGACATCGCCAGCGCTGCCCTGGCTGCGAATGCTGTCAGCCAAGTCACCAAG GTTTACGACCAGTACCTGAACTTCATCACCCTGGAAGACGACATGTTCATCCTGTGTCACCAGAACAAAGAGCTCATCTCCTACcatg CCATCAACAGAGCGGACATCCAGGACACGGACATGGAGGCCATCATGGACACCATCGTGgacagtctgttctgtttctTCGTCACTTTGG GGGCGGTGCCCATCATCCGCTGTCCCCGTGGAAACGCTGCAGAGATGGTCGCCGTG aagTTGGATAAGAAGCTGCGTGAAAACCTGCGCGATGCCAGGAACAGCCTGTTCACCGGAGACAACATGGCCGCCGGACAGTTCAG TTTCCAGAGGCCTCTGTTCGTCCTGGCTGACCGTAATGTGGACATGGCCACGCCCCTCCATCACACCTGGACCTATCAGGCGCTGATCCACGACGTCCTG GACTTCCACCTGAACCGGGTCATGATGGAGGAGGGAGCGGGGGCGGAGCCTTCGCCCTCCGGCGCCAGaccgaaaaagaaaaacaggaagagCTACGACCTGACGGCGGCCGACAAATTCTGGCAGAAACACAAGGGCAG TCCTTTTCCAGAAGTGGCCGAGTCAGTTCAGGAGGAGTTGGACACGTACAGAGCACAAGAAGATGAAGTCAAACGTCTGAAGAGCATCATG GGTTTGGAAGGAGAAGACGAAGGCGCCATCAGCATGTTATCAGATAACACCGCCAAACTCACCTCCGCCGTCAG TTCTCTGCCCGAGCTGTTGGAGAAGAACGACTGA